AAAAATTTCGTCTGCAGCAATGCATGGGTTATTTAGCTAGCATATACAAGAGCGAAATCCTGAAGGAGAAGACAACATTAAACATGTACCTTCCACGCATACATCACGAAAAAGGCGACTGTATCTGCTGACCAGACAACCGCAAACGATTTCACGAAGAACGGGATGATCACGTTGATCAAAGGGACCAGGATGAACAAATAATTGAGAGCCTCTTTCTCCTTGTTTGAGCAGTCACGGGCCCGTAAAGAAGGTATAGCTACAGAAGTAGAATGCGATCCGTTACTGTATTGCAGAAAATGTTTCTGTGCATCAATACTGAATAAAAAAAACATATTCTCCATAATTTAGACATATCGTTTCAAGTTGTTGCAACATCAGCTTGAGGCTGCTTGTCTATTTTGATTCTGCTGGATGATAATCATTTATAAATTTGTAGTGAACTAGATATACAAGATACATCCTTCGCACAAAATAAGATATACGAGATAACATCATGTTCCTATTTGCAAAGCCTGCCAAGAACAGATCCTAGGCCTAAGACATACTAGTTCTTACAGGACTTTGCTGCTAGCAACAAAATTCTTAGCAATTGAACAGCAGTAAGCACCACATATTCACTTCATCGAGAGATAAGCACCAAAAATCATCTTCAACAAAGAACTAATTTGCTGGAAAACACATGTCTTACTTACTGAACATCCAGATGGACCACATCCCCATGAGCCTCCAAATGTCCGGTTCGCTGGAGGGAAAGACGAGGTTGAAGGAAAGGGCGCCGCCGGCAAGCATGGAGGCGTACGCCTGGACCTCAAAGATGGTGTACAGGGTGGATCCGGGCACGGCGGGGTTCTTGCTTTTGGTGGACGCCCTCGGCGCAAACGTCGCCGCGGTCTTCTGAACTGCCTGCTCGGGGAGGACGCTAACCGTATCAGATAAAGCTTGATAATTTCTCTCTGCGCAACTGCAAATGGGTTCAGGGCTTTAGCAATTCCAACCTTCTTGAGCTCCTTCTCGATCTTCGGGTTGACGACGGgctgctgcctctccgccgccggcTCGGCCGAGGTACCGCGCTGGCCGCcggcgcctgcgcctgcctccccTTCCGTTACTGCGCCGGCCACAGCGCCGTCAGAGCCATCAGAGGCTGCGCGCGCTAAACCGGGCCGCCGCCTCCTGCTCCTGCTCCGGCCCGCGCTTGTACAGAGGGAGGCCGCCGGCAACCGCAGCGCGGCTGCCACCGACGGGAACGCGCAGCCGCCGCTGAGCGGATTGTTTAGCAGGGGATTCATCGTTGTTGAGGTTCTTTTTTTCGGGGGGAGGAGGGCCGGGGTGGCGAAGGGATGGGGAACGGAAGGTCCTCCCGCCTTCACCTTCTGGCCGTGGTCGCCCCACGAACACCGTGGTATTTCCACCCGTTGGCTTCGTGCTTTCCACAACGGTTTTTAGGCCAAAAATTTGTAATTTTtttcgaatttcaataaataaagcACTCCCTCCAATTTAAATTAATTGACGCAGCTATAGTACAACTTTGTACAAAAGTTGCGCTAGAGCTGCGTCATTTAATTTGGATCGCGGTGCTATCTCGTGGATAGACCTGCAGCGATGGAGGCACGGTCAATTTCGGTCTGGTATTTTTGTcatttactagcaagatgcccgtgcattgcacggaacatcaagatgcattttttacaaaatacctgttgtgattgacccatgcgggagtaatcccatgtgtaaaaactaatgatatctcgagaaataggagagataaggtgaggaggagtggggcgtggtggtgattgatggtcagactgagcggaggcatgagGATGGACGACGCCAATtgtggccaccatgctagattgttccagagaaattctttttttaattgctcaacaatgaggttgtgggagataaggatgaacgagggaaggtcttatctgcaaatgtggagagaggtgcgggtatctttttgcaaaattgccatagtttgctttctatccgttagatatagatcggacggtctatattgcaagatggcaggcacacaatcatcaccaactcggttttttataagagtatagataAAGTCGAATGCCGTGTCAAACTTCAATTCTTTGGGCAATATCCTATTCAGGAACTTTAAAACAATGTGTGTCTACATTTTTCAGAATTTGTTCACCAGCTATTAGAATTTCATAATTTCTTCATTTCCTCATATGAATTTCACGACTTTTCAACTTCAGAAAAGAATGGAAGTtccaaattttcaaaaaaaaatgtattCTTGAAAATTCAAACTTTTAGAGTACTCAACTTTCAAGAACTTTCAataaagtaaatattgcaaaaccACATTAGTTCTGATAATTGTATCGAGCGATGCTATCTCGCGGACAGCCATGCAGCACGGTAGGCATAGTCAATTTCGGCCAGGTAATTTTGTCGTTTATAAAGTCCTTTGTCATCTCAAACTTCAATATTTTTGGGGAAATTATCCTTTTCAACAACTTTCAAAATGTGTGTCGACATATTTCAAAAAATGTGTGCcgcaaaatttagaatttcataCTTTCTTAATTTTGTTGTATGAATTTCGGGATTCTTTACTTTAAAAAAATtaaagttcaaaattttcaaaaaatgtactCTCAAAAACCCAAAATTTAAGAATACTCAACTTTCAAGTCGTTCAGATGTTTTGAATTCTAAAAAATTTGAACTTCCAAAATTTGGAAATTATACACAAAAAGAAACAAATGATGAGAAGGAAAAAAGTGCCACATGGGTGGGCCCAGATTTGGGTGTGTTGTTTTACTTGGTCCAAATCTCCAAATTATGTCTCCTATAAGTACCCCTAAAAAAACGTCTCTATGTGTGTGTGGTGCGGCTTTGGCCAGAGCTCGTATTCACTGTCTACGCATTGCGTAATGTGGTTAGCACAACTGATGTGTCGTATTCGGCTAGAGATTCATGATCTTCACGAATTTGAGGTGGAGGGAACCAATAACACGGGGAAAACAAAGAACATGAAGTATAAAAAGATAACTCGTGAAGCCTTTGCGGCAATACACAAATTTGGCAAGAAGTGGCTTAGATATACAGGATCCCGATCCCATAACAACAACACTCTTGCGACACTTGATCAGTCAAACGGTCGAAGGTGATCCCAAATCCAAAAGAAGAAAGAGCTAGTTGTTCCTCTCCAATCCTAGGACATTGAGGTCTTGTACCTCACCATTGGATACATGTATGTAAGGAGGCCTTGGACACCTCACCATCAATGATAAGATGAGCGCTAGCTTTTTAGTATAAATGCTTTACTAACCCTAAAAATAGAGACATGTATGACTTAAATAGGTTCTCACACAAAGGGGGAGATGGAAGGAAAAAATTACATGGGCTCAACCCATTTTCATTCTCGTAAACACGGTCCAAAGTGTGTGGATGGATTCGGAGTTTCTGAGCACCTGAAGTTGCATGCCTTTGCTTCCTTGGAAACCATTTCCCCTATAGTTTTGGCTTTGTGTTTCATGCCTTGTAGCGATCTGACCCAAATGGATCGGAGTCTCTGTGCATAAGTGCTATCCCTAGATCGGTTTCACCTGACCCAAATTGAGTGAAGTCAAAGGGAACAATGAGTAGATGAGGTGCATGGAAGGAATTTCACCAGAGATCATCATGTGCCAGATTGAGTGTATTGATGAGTCACTAAAGGCAAAGAAAGATGGCCATAATTTTGGTTCTACAGTGTCGAGCGTGAAACAGTGCCCTTGGTTTACTTATGTCGAAGGCGACTGTCAAGTCTGACTTTGCTGCCATCGTGTGCACCGATGAAGTTATTCCCAATAACACCCTACAGCCAGCGGAGTTATTCCTAGAAGCCCCCTACAACCAGCATAACCTGGCGCTTGCCGACTCTCTCACCTTCCACAACATGTCAAGGTATGTATCATATGTACTTACCTCTAATTCTCTGACAACTTAACACTGTTTGGGACTATTTGTTGGAATTATGATGATGTTTAGATCAAATTATACTATCTATTGTGTAATTTTTCACAATTTTTGACCGAATCTCTCCTCTCATAATTAAAAAGAACATAGTGTTTTGTCGTCCACCTTGTCCTTGGTCCAACCTTAAGTATGTTCTCCTAGCCCTCTCTCCGTTTTGATTTTCTCCACTAGTTTTTCCTGAAAACCCGCCTTAGTTGTCCGGCCTTTTATTGACTTATACGAAATTTTATTATGTATTCTTTGTTAAGTCTACATCTTCTCTCATGCTTTAAAAAAGGTGTTATGTAGTCCACCTCGTCCTTCGTCCAACCTCCGTTGAGGTGTTTTCTTTTGCAAGGATGAAGAATTTTGAGGTGTGTCAACATCAAAATGAAATGAGGGCATGCGCTAAGTGAACCGTGTGTGGTCCTGCCCATAGTTTGTTCAGCTTACAATAAACACAGTTTTTTTAGGGGTACAATAAACACAGCTGAGCTGAACATATAGGCGGAACCAATCTTTGGCAAAGGCACGAAATAAAAGGTAATGGAAAGATGAAACGATTTGTTTCTCAAAAAGGGGGAAATGACAACACGCTCAATCCCGTGAGA
This DNA window, taken from Triticum aestivum cultivar Chinese Spring chromosome 1D, IWGSC CS RefSeq v2.1, whole genome shotgun sequence, encodes the following:
- the LOC123181967 gene encoding protein RESISTANCE TO PHYTOPHTHORA 1, chloroplastic, producing the protein MNPLLNNPLSGGCAFPSVAAALRLPAASLCTSAGRSRSRRRRPGLARAASDGSDGAVAGAVTEGEAGAGAGGQRGTSAEPAAERQQPVVNPKIEKELKKAVQKTAATFAPRASTKSKNPAVPGSTLYTIFEVQAYASMLAGGALSFNLVFPSSEPDIWRLMGMWSIWMFTIPSLRARDCSNKEKEALNYLFILVPLINVIIPFFVKSFAVVWSADTVAFFVMYAWKLGWLQKTE